The Streptomyces durmitorensis genome contains the following window.
GTGCTCAGCAACCTCCTGGAAAATGCGGTGCGGCACGGCGAAGGAACCGTCACCATCGACGTGGCAGCATCGTCGTCCCCGCGCGAGCAGGGCGGGGCCGAGACGGCCGTGACCGTGAGCGACGAGGGGTCCGGCATTCCGGAGGAATCGATGGGCCGTGTCTTCACCCGCTTCTGGCGGGGCAGCAAGCGCGGCGGGACGGGACTGGGGTTGTACATCGTGAAGGGCATCGTGGAGGCGCACGGCGGGACGATCACCGTCGGCCGCGCGCCCGGTGGCGGCGCCCAGTTCCGATTTACGTTGCCCGTGGGCACTCCGGCGTATCTCCTGTGATCGTCCCAGACCGGCACTGATCACCTCTGATCCGCCCGAGCACCGCCCGCGGGCTCATTCACCTGCGCCACCCCCGTTAGACTCGATCCTTGGCACGTTTGCGTCCCCCTATGTGGACGATTCGTCTCCGAGTCGTAGACGGGGACCATCACCAGCCAACCGGAAGCACGGGAAGAGATGTCGGCACCGAACAAGTCGTACGACCCTGTTGAGGTCGAGGCACTGAAACCTGAAGAGATCGAGCGCATGCGGGACGAGGCGCTCGCCGCCTTCGCCGCCGCCGGCGACCTCGAACAGCTCCAGGAGGCCAAGGTCGCGCACACCGGCGGCACCTCGCCGCTGGCCCTCGCCAACCGCGAGATCGGCGCGCTGCCCCCGCAGGCCAAGGCCGAGGCCGGCAAGCGCGTCGGCATGGCGCGCGGCGCCGTGAGCAAGGCGCTCGCCGCCCGGCAGAGCGAGCTCGAGGCCGAGCGCGACGCCCGGGTGCTCGTCGAGGAGGCAGTGGACGTCACGCTGCCGTACGACCGCGTCCCGGCCGGTGCCCGGCACCCGCTGACCACGTTCATGGAGCGCGTCGCGGACGTCTTCGTCGCCATGGGCTACGAGATCGCGGAGGGCCCCGAGGTCGAGGCGGAGTGGTTCAACTTCGACGCCCTGAACTTCACCCCGGACCACCCGGCCCGGCAGATGCAGGACACGTTCTTCGTCCAGGGCCCCAAGGGCACCGAGGGTGGGGGCACCTCCCAGGCTTCCGGCTCTGGGGGAGAGTCCGGTGTCGTGCTGCGCACGCACACCTCTCCCGTGCAGGCCCGCGCGATGCTCGACCGCGAGCCGCCCGTCTACATCGTCTGTCCAGGGCGTGTGTACCGCACGGACGAGCTGGACGCGACGCACACCCCGGTCTTCCACCAGATCGAGCTGCTCGCCGTGGACGAGGGCCTGACCATGGCCGACCTCAAGGGCACCCTGGACCACATGGTCCAGTCGCTCTTCGGTGCGGACATGAAGACGCGCCTGCGTCCGAACTACTTCCCGTTCACCGAGCCGTCCGCCGAGATGGACATGGTCTGCTACGTCTGCCGTGGCGAGTCCGTGGGTAACCCCGACCGCCCCTGCCGCACCTGCGGCAGCGAGGGCTGGATCGAGCTCGGCGGCTGCGGCATGGTCAACCCGAAGGTGCTCACCGCCTGCGGCGTCGACCCCCAGAAGTACAGCGGATTCGCCTTCGGGTTCGGCATCGAACGGATGCTGATGTTCCGCCACAACGTCGAAGACATGCGAGACATGGTCGAGGGTGACGTCCGGTTCACCCGGCCCTTCGGGATGGAGATCTGATGCGGGTCCCGCTTTCCTGGCTGCGGGAGTACGTCGATCTCCCCGCCACCGAGACCGGCCGTGACGTGCAGGCCAAGCTCATCGAGGTCGGCCTCGAGGTCGAGACCGTCGAGCAGGTCGGCGCCGGTCTCACCGGCCCCCTGGTCGTCGGCAAGGTCCTCACCATCGAGGAACTGACGGAGTTCAAGAAGCCCATCCGCTTCTGCACCGTCGACGTCGGCTCCGCCAACGGCACGGGCGAGCCGCAGGAGATCGTCTGCGGCGCACGGAACTTCGCGGTCGGCGACAAGGTCGTCGTCGTGCTGCCCGGCGCCGTCCTGCCCGGCGACTTCAAGATCGCCGCGCGCAAGACGTACGGCAAGGCCTCGCACGGCATGATCTGCTCCGGCGACGAGCTGGGCATGGGCGACGACGGAAGCGGCGGCATCATCGTCCTGCCGCCCGAGCACGAGGTCGGCACCGACGCCATCAAGCTGCTCGAGCTGGTCGACGAGGTCCTTGACATCGCCGTCACGCCCGACCGCGGGTACGCCCTGTCGATGCGCGGCGTCGCCCGCGAGGCCGCCATCGCGTACGGCCTGCCGCTGCGCGACCCGGCGCTCCTGGACGTGCCCGCGCCGAACGCCTCCGGCTACCCGGTCAAGATCTCCGACCCGATGGGCTGCGACCGCTTCACCGCGCGCACGGTCACGGGTCTGCGGCCCGAGACCCGTTCGCCGATCTGGCTGCAGCGCCGCCTCCAGAAGGCGGGCATGCGCCCGATCTCGCTCGCCGTCGACATCACGAACTACGTGATGCTGGAGCTCGGCCAGCCGCTGCACGCCTACGACCGCTCCCGTATCGAGGGCACGATCGGTGTGCGCCGTGCCGAGCAGGGCGAGAAGTTCACGACGCTCGACGGCGCCAAGCGCGTCCTCGACGCCGAGGACCTGGTGATCACGGACGACCG
Protein-coding sequences here:
- the pheS gene encoding phenylalanine--tRNA ligase subunit alpha, producing the protein MSAPNKSYDPVEVEALKPEEIERMRDEALAAFAAAGDLEQLQEAKVAHTGGTSPLALANREIGALPPQAKAEAGKRVGMARGAVSKALAARQSELEAERDARVLVEEAVDVTLPYDRVPAGARHPLTTFMERVADVFVAMGYEIAEGPEVEAEWFNFDALNFTPDHPARQMQDTFFVQGPKGTEGGGTSQASGSGGESGVVLRTHTSPVQARAMLDREPPVYIVCPGRVYRTDELDATHTPVFHQIELLAVDEGLTMADLKGTLDHMVQSLFGADMKTRLRPNYFPFTEPSAEMDMVCYVCRGESVGNPDRPCRTCGSEGWIELGGCGMVNPKVLTACGVDPQKYSGFAFGFGIERMLMFRHNVEDMRDMVEGDVRFTRPFGMEI